The following is a genomic window from Gloeomargarita sp. SKYB120.
CGCGCTGGTGGTGAGCGCGGGGTTGGGGTCCACGCAAATTCCAGGGTTATCGGCGCCGTTCCGGCTGGAACCGGTGTTGGGACAGGCTGTGGAGGTTTGGTGTCCGGAGTTGGCCGACTACCCAGTCATCTACGGGCAAGAGACGGCGATTGTTCCCCAGGCGTCGGGCAGTGTTTGGGTTGGCGCAACTGTGGAAGCAAGAACGACCCCGGACCCGGCCACCTGGGAGCAGCTTTGGCAAAGGGCAGTGGCAATGTGTCCCGTTTTACAGGGCAAAACCTGGCAACGGCAGTGGTACGGTTTACGCCCGCGACCGGTTGACCAGACGGCGCCAATTGTGCAAAACGACCCCCACTGTCCCTGGGTTATCTGGGCGACGGGTCACTACCGCAATGGAGTGCTGCTCGCTCCCTGGACTGCGCAGGAGGTTAAGCGACGGCT
Proteins encoded in this region:
- a CDS encoding FAD-dependent oxidoreductase, which produces ALVVSAGLGSTQIPGLSAPFRLEPVLGQAVEVWCPELADYPVIYGQETAIVPQASGSVWVGATVEARTTPDPATWEQLWQRAVAMCPVLQGKTWQRQWYGLRPRPVDQTAPIVQNDPHCPWVIWATGHYRNGVLLAPWTAQEVKRRLWELASATSSMGK